The Oncorhynchus keta strain PuntledgeMale-10-30-2019 chromosome 17, Oket_V2, whole genome shotgun sequence genome has a window encoding:
- the LOC118395896 gene encoding uncharacterized protein LOC118395896 isoform X50 has protein sequence MGSDVRDLNALLPPVPALPGGNGNCTLPVSSAPQWGPVLDFHTGAPYSSLAPHSFIKQEPSWSSGDPQEDPHCGLSAFTLHFSGQFTGTGACRYGAFGAPPPPSQPPPSQPRMFSNAPYLTNCMDTQPSSRNQGYSAFDGATNYGHTPTHHSSQFLSHSFKDENSLAQQTSMGEQPYSVPPPVYGCHTPSDSCTGSQALLLRNPYNSSDNLYQMASQLECMAWNPVSTLASTIKSHATGYESDPNPPMVYSCSTQYRIHTHGIFRGMQVSSLLSHPRHLQRHAGQFSSLTPTASSEACRSVLSSHTHGIFRGMQVSSLLSHPRHLQRHAGQFSSLTPTASSEACRSVLSSHTHGIFRGMQVSSLLSHPRHLQRHAGQFSSLTPTASSEACRSVLSSHTHGIFRGMQVSSLLSHPRHLQRHAGQFSPLTPTASSEACRSVLSSHTHGIFRGMQVSSLLSHPRHLQRHAGQFSPLTPTASSEACRSVLSSHTHGIFRGMQVSSLLSHPRHLQRHAGQFSSLTPTASSEACRSVLSSHTHGIFRGMQVSSLLSHPRHLQRHAGQFSPLTPTASSEACRSVLFSHTHGIFRGMQVSSLLSHPRHLQRHAGQFSSLTPTASSEACRSVLSSHTHGIFRGMQVSSLLSHPRHLQRHAGQFSPLTPTASSEACRSVLSSHGFFTPRSHSDSYSPHITFLMCSGPRSAQGAQTHILS, from the exons ATGGGCTCAGACGTACGTGACCTCAATGCCCTGCTGCCCCCGGTGCCAGCCCTGCCAGGGGGGAATGGGAACTGTACCCTGCCCGTCAGCAGTGCCCCTCAGTGGGGCCCTGTACTGGACTTCCACACTGGCGCCCCCTACAGCTCGCTGGCCCCCCACTCCTTCATCAAGCAGGAGCCCAGCTGGAGCTCTGGGGATCCCCAGGAGGACCCTCACTGTGGCCTGAGTGCCTTCACCCTGCACTTCTCTGGCCAGTTCACTGGCACAGGGGCCTGCAGGTACGGGGCCTTCGGGGCCCCCCCTCCACCCAGTCAGCCCCCACCAAGCCAGCCAAGGATGTTCAGCAACGCACCCTACCTGACCAATTGTATGGACACCCAGCCCTCTTCCAGGAACCAGG GTTACAGTGCTTTCGATGGTGCCACTAATTACGGTCACACTCCCACACATCACTCCTCCCAGTTCCTCAGCCACTCCTTTAAAGATGAAAACTCCCTAGCTCAGCAGACCAGTATGG GTGAGCAGCCGTATTCTGTCCCTCCACCCGTGTATGGATGCCACACCCCATCAGACAGCTGTACAGGCAGCCAAGCCCTACTGCTGAGGAACCCTTACAACAG CAGTGATAATTTATACCAAATGGCATCTCAGCTGGAATGCATGGCATGGAACCCTGTTAGCACGCTGGCTTCCACCATTAAGAG CCATGCTACGGGTTATGAAAGTGACCCCAACCCTCCCATGGTGTATAGCTGCAGCACCCAGTACCGCATCCACACCCATGGCATCTTCAGAGGCATGCAGGTCAGTTCTCTTCTCTCACACCCACGGCATCTTCAGAGGCATGCAGGTCAGTTCTCTTCTCTCACACCCACGGCATCTTCAGAGGCATGCAGGtcagttctctcctctcacacccacGGCATCTTCAGAGGCATGCAG GTCAGTTCTCTTCTCTCACACCCACGGCATCTTCAGAGGCATGCAGGTCAGTTCTCTTCTCTCACACCCACGGCATCTTCAGAGGCATGCAGGtcagttctctcctctcacacccacGGCATCTTCAGAGGCATGCAG GtcagttctctcctctcacacccacGGCATCTTCAGAGGCATGCAGGTCAGTTCTCTTCTCTCACACCCACGGCATCTTCAGAGGCATGCAGGtcagttctctcctctcacacccacGGCATCTTCAGAGGCATGCAGGtcagttctctcctctcacacccacGGCATCTTCAGAGGCATGCAGGtcagttctctcctctcacacccacGGCATCTTCAGAGGCATGCAGGtcagttctctcctctcacacccacGGCATCTTCAGAGGCATGCAGGTCAGTTCTCTTCTCTCACACCCACGGCATCTTCAGAGGCATGCAGGtcagttctctcctctcacacccacGGCATCTTCAGAGGCATGCAGGtcagttctctcctctcacacccacGGCATCTTCAGAGGCATGCAGGtcagttctctcctctcacacccacGGCATCTTCAGAGGCATGCAGGTCAGTTCTCTTCTCTCACACCCACGGCATCTTCAGAGGCATGCAGGtcagttctctcctctcacacccacGGCATCTTCAGAGGCATGCAGGTCAGTTCTCTTCTCTCACACCCACGGCATCTTCAGAGGCATGCAGGtcagttctctcctctcacacccacGGCATCTTCAGAGGCATGCAG GTCAGTTCTCTTCTCTCACACCCACGGCATCTTCAGAGGCATGCAGGTCAGTTCTCTTCTCTCACACCCACGGCATCTTCAGAGGCATGCAG GTCAGTTCTCTTCTCTCACACCCACGGCATCTTCAGAGGCATGCAGGtcagttctctcctctcacacccacGGCATCTTCAGAGGCATGCAGGtcagttctctcctctcacacccacGGCATCTTCAGAGGCATGCAG GtcagttctctcctctcacacccacGGCATCTTCAGAGGCATGCAGgtcagttctctcctctcatggATTCTTCACACCCAGGTCACACTCTGATTCCTACTCTCCACACATAACTTTCCTTATGTGCTCAGGTCCAAGGTCGGCACAAGGAGCACAGACACATATTCtctcatga
- the LOC118395896 gene encoding uncharacterized protein LOC118395896 isoform X22, giving the protein MGSDVRDLNALLPPVPALPGGNGNCTLPVSSAPQWGPVLDFHTGAPYSSLAPHSFIKQEPSWSSGDPQEDPHCGLSAFTLHFSGQFTGTGACRYGAFGAPPPPSQPPPSQPRMFSNAPYLTNCMDTQPSSRNQGYSAFDGATNYGHTPTHHSSQFLSHSFKDENSLAQQTSMGEQPYSVPPPVYGCHTPSDSCTGSQALLLRNPYNSSDNLYQMASQLECMAWNPVSTLASTIKSHATGYESDPNPPMVYSCSTQYRIHTHGIFRGMQVSSLLSHPRHLQRHAGQFSSLTPTASSEACRSVLFSHTHGIFRGMQVSSLLSHPRHLQRHAGQFSPLTPTASSEACRSVLFSHTHGIFRGMQVSSLLSHPRHLQRHAGQFSPLTPTASSEACRSVLSSHTHGIFRGMQVSSLLSHPRHLQRHAGQFSSLTPTASSEACRSVLSSHTHGIFRGMQVSSLLSHPRHLQRHAGQFSPLTPTASSEACRSVLFSHTHGIFRGMQVSSLLSHPRHLQRHAGQFSSLTPTASSEACRSVLSSHTHGIFRGMQVSSLLSHPRHLQRHAGQFSSLTPTASSEACRSVLFSHTHGIFRGMQVSSLLSHPRHLQRHAGQFSSLTPTASSEACRSVLSSHTHGIFRGMQVSSLLSHPRHLQRHAGQFSSLTPTASSEACRSVLSSHTHGIFRGMQVSSLLSHPRHLQRHAGQFSPLTPTASSEACRSVLSSHTHGIFRGMQVSSLLSHPRHLQRHAGQFSPLMDSSHPGHTLIPTLHT; this is encoded by the exons ATGGGCTCAGACGTACGTGACCTCAATGCCCTGCTGCCCCCGGTGCCAGCCCTGCCAGGGGGGAATGGGAACTGTACCCTGCCCGTCAGCAGTGCCCCTCAGTGGGGCCCTGTACTGGACTTCCACACTGGCGCCCCCTACAGCTCGCTGGCCCCCCACTCCTTCATCAAGCAGGAGCCCAGCTGGAGCTCTGGGGATCCCCAGGAGGACCCTCACTGTGGCCTGAGTGCCTTCACCCTGCACTTCTCTGGCCAGTTCACTGGCACAGGGGCCTGCAGGTACGGGGCCTTCGGGGCCCCCCCTCCACCCAGTCAGCCCCCACCAAGCCAGCCAAGGATGTTCAGCAACGCACCCTACCTGACCAATTGTATGGACACCCAGCCCTCTTCCAGGAACCAGG GTTACAGTGCTTTCGATGGTGCCACTAATTACGGTCACACTCCCACACATCACTCCTCCCAGTTCCTCAGCCACTCCTTTAAAGATGAAAACTCCCTAGCTCAGCAGACCAGTATGG GTGAGCAGCCGTATTCTGTCCCTCCACCCGTGTATGGATGCCACACCCCATCAGACAGCTGTACAGGCAGCCAAGCCCTACTGCTGAGGAACCCTTACAACAG CAGTGATAATTTATACCAAATGGCATCTCAGCTGGAATGCATGGCATGGAACCCTGTTAGCACGCTGGCTTCCACCATTAAGAG CCATGCTACGGGTTATGAAAGTGACCCCAACCCTCCCATGGTGTATAGCTGCAGCACCCAGTACCGCATCCACACCCATGGCATCTTCAGAGGCATGCAGGTCAGTTCTCTTCTCTCACACCCACGGCATCTTCAGAGGCATGCAGGTCAGTTCTCTTCTCTCACACCCACGGCATCTTCAGAGGCATGCAG GTCAGTTCTCTTCTCTCACACCCACGGCATCTTCAGAGGCATGCAGGTCAGTTCTCTTCTCTCACACCCACGGCATCTTCAGAGGCATGCAG GtcagttctctcctctcacacccacGGCATCTTCAGAGGCATGCAGGTCAGTTCTCTTCTCTCACACCCACGGCATCTTCAGAGGCATGCAGGtcagttctctcctctcacacccacGGCATCTTCAGAGGCATGCAGGtcagttctctcctctcacacccacGGCATCTTCAGAGGCATGCAGGtcagttctctcctctcacacccacGGCATCTTCAGAGGCATGCAGGtcagttctctcctctcacacccacGGCATCTTCAGAGGCATGCAGGTCAGTTCTCTTCTCTCACACCCACGGCATCTTCAGAGGCATGCAGGtcagttctctcctctcacacccacGGCATCTTCAGAGGCATGCAGGtcagttctctcctctcacacccacGGCATCTTCAGAGGCATGCAGGtcagttctctcctctcacacccacGGCATCTTCAGAGGCATGCAGGTCAGTTCTCTTCTCTCACACCCACGGCATCTTCAGAGGCATGCAGGtcagttctctcctctcacacccacGGCATCTTCAGAGGCATGCAGGTCAGTTCTCTTCTCTCACACCCACGGCATCTTCAGAGGCATGCAGGtcagttctctcctctcacacccacGGCATCTTCAGAGGCATGCAG GTCAGTTCTCTTCTCTCACACCCACGGCATCTTCAGAGGCATGCAGGTCAGTTCTCTTCTCTCACACCCACGGCATCTTCAGAGGCATGCAGGTCAGTTCTCTTCTCTCACACCCACGGCATCTTCAGAGGCATGCAGGTCAGTTCTCTTCTCTCACACCCACGGCATCTTCAGAGGCATGCAGGTCAGTTCTCTTCTCTCACACCCACGGCATCTTCAGAGGCATGCAGGtcagttctctcctctcacacccacGGCATCTTCAGAGGCATGCAGGTCAGTTCTCTTCTCTCACACCCACGGCATCTTCAGAGGCATGCAGGTCAGTTCTCTTCTCTCACACCCACGGCATCTTCAGAGGCATGCAGGtcagttctctcctctcacacccacGGCATCTTCAGAGGCATGCAGGTCAGTTCTCTTCTCTCACACCCACGGCATCTTCAGAGGCATGCAGGtcagttctctcctctcacacccacGGCATCTTCAGAGGCATGCAGGtcagttctctcctctcacacccacGGCATCTTCAGAGGCATGCAG GtcagttctctcctctcacacccacGGCATCTTCAGAGGCATGCAGgtcagttctctcctctcatggATTCTTCACACCCAGGTCACACTCTGATTCCTACTCTCCACACATAA
- the LOC118395896 gene encoding zinc finger protein 473 isoform X13 yields MGSDVRDLNALLPPVPALPGGNGNCTLPVSSAPQWGPVLDFHTGAPYSSLAPHSFIKQEPSWSSGDPQEDPHCGLSAFTLHFSGQFTGTGACRYGAFGAPPPPSQPPPSQPRMFSNAPYLTNCMDTQPSSRNQGYSAFDGATNYGHTPTHHSSQFLSHSFKDENSLAQQTSMGEQPYSVPPPVYGCHTPSDSCTGSQALLLRNPYNSSDNLYQMASQLECMAWNPVSTLASTIKSHATGYESDPNPPMVYSCSTQYRIHTHGIFRGMQVSSLLSHPRHLQRHAGQFSSLTPTASSEACRSVLSSHTHGIFRGMQVSSLLSHPRHLQRHAGQFSSLTPTASSEACRSVLSSHTHGIFRGMQVSSLLSHPRHLQRHAGQFSSLTPTASSEACRSVLSSHTHGIFRGMQVSSLLSHPRHLQRHAGQFSPLTPTASSEACRSVLSSHTHGIFRGMQVSSLLSHPRHLQRHAGQFSSLTPTASSEACRSVLFSHTHGIFRGMQVSSLLSHPRHLQRHAGQFSSLTPTASSEACRSVLFSHTHGIFRGMQVSSLLSHPRHLQRHAGQFSSLTPTASSEACRSVLSSHTHGIFRGMQVSSLLSHPRHLQRHAGQFSSLTPTASSEACRSVLSSHTHGIFRGMQVSSLLSHPRHLQRHAGQFSPLTPTASSEACRSVLSSHTHGIFRGMQDVRRVPGIAPAIVRSETNEKRPFMCAYPGCNKRYFKLSHLQMHGRKHTGEKPYQCDFTDCGRRFSRSDQLKRHQRRHTGVKPFQCETCQRKFSRSDHLKTHTRTHTGKTSEKPFNCRWPNCQKKFARSDELVRHHNMHQRNLTKLQLAI; encoded by the exons ATGGGCTCAGACGTACGTGACCTCAATGCCCTGCTGCCCCCGGTGCCAGCCCTGCCAGGGGGGAATGGGAACTGTACCCTGCCCGTCAGCAGTGCCCCTCAGTGGGGCCCTGTACTGGACTTCCACACTGGCGCCCCCTACAGCTCGCTGGCCCCCCACTCCTTCATCAAGCAGGAGCCCAGCTGGAGCTCTGGGGATCCCCAGGAGGACCCTCACTGTGGCCTGAGTGCCTTCACCCTGCACTTCTCTGGCCAGTTCACTGGCACAGGGGCCTGCAGGTACGGGGCCTTCGGGGCCCCCCCTCCACCCAGTCAGCCCCCACCAAGCCAGCCAAGGATGTTCAGCAACGCACCCTACCTGACCAATTGTATGGACACCCAGCCCTCTTCCAGGAACCAGG GTTACAGTGCTTTCGATGGTGCCACTAATTACGGTCACACTCCCACACATCACTCCTCCCAGTTCCTCAGCCACTCCTTTAAAGATGAAAACTCCCTAGCTCAGCAGACCAGTATGG GTGAGCAGCCGTATTCTGTCCCTCCACCCGTGTATGGATGCCACACCCCATCAGACAGCTGTACAGGCAGCCAAGCCCTACTGCTGAGGAACCCTTACAACAG CAGTGATAATTTATACCAAATGGCATCTCAGCTGGAATGCATGGCATGGAACCCTGTTAGCACGCTGGCTTCCACCATTAAGAG CCATGCTACGGGTTATGAAAGTGACCCCAACCCTCCCATGGTGTATAGCTGCAGCACCCAGTACCGCATCCACACCCATGGCATCTTCAGAGGCATGCAGGTCAGTTCTCTTCTCTCACACCCACGGCATCTTCAGAGGCATGCAGGTCAGTTCTCTTCTCTCACACCCACGGCATCTTCAGAGGCATGCAGGtcagttctctcctctcacacccacGGCATCTTCAGAGGCATGCAG GTCAGTTCTCTTCTCTCACACCCACGGCATCTTCAGAGGCATGCAGGTCAGTTCTCTTCTCTCACACCCACGGCATCTTCAGAGGCATGCAGGtcagttctctcctctcacacccacGGCATCTTCAGAGGCATGCAG GtcagttctctcctctcacacccacGGCATCTTCAGAGGCATGCAGGTCAGTTCTCTTCTCTCACACCCACGGCATCTTCAGAGGCATGCAGGtcagttctctcctctcacacccacGGCATCTTCAGAGGCATGCAGGtcagttctctcctctcacacccacGGCATCTTCAGAGGCATGCAGGtcagttctctcctctcacacccacGGCATCTTCAGAGGCATGCAGGtcagttctctcctctcacacccacGGCATCTTCAGAGGCATGCAGGTCAGTTCTCTTCTCTCACACCCACGGCATCTTCAGAGGCATGCAG GTCAGTTCTCTTCTCTCACACCCACGGCATCTTCAGAGGCATGCAG GTCAGTTCTCTTCTCTCACACCCACGGCATCTTCAGAGGCATGCAG GTCAGTTCTCTTCTCTCACACCCACGGCATCTTCAGAGGCATGCAGGTCAGTTCTCTTCTCTCACACCCACGGCATCTTCAGAGGCATGCAGGTCAGTTCTCTTCTCTCACACCCACGGCATCTTCAGAGGCATGCAGGTCAGTTCTCTTCTCTCACACCCACGGCATCTTCAGAGGCATGCAGGTCAGTTCTCTTCTCTCACACCCACGGCATCTTCAGAGGCATGCAGGtcagttctctcctctcacacccacGGCATCTTCAGAGGCATGCAGGTCAGTTCTCTTCTCTCACACCCACGGCATCTTCAGAGGCATGCAGGTCAGTTCTCTTCTCTCACACCCACGGCATCTTCAGAGGCATGCAGGtcagttctctcctctcacacccacGGCATCTTCAGAGGCATGCAGGTCAGTTCTCTTCTCTCACACCCACGGCATCTTCAGAGGCATGCAGGtcagttctctcctctcacacccacGGCATCTTCAGAGGCATGCAGGtcagttctctcctctcacacccacGGCATCTTCAGAGGCATGCAG GATGTCCGACGGGTGCCAGGTATCGCTCCAGCCATTGTTCGCTCAGAGACCAATGAGAAGAGGCCATTCATGTGTGCATATCCTGGCTGCAACAAACGATACTTCAAGCTGTCCCACCTGCAAATGCACGGCAGGAAACACACAG GTGAGAAGCCCTACCAGTGTGACTTTACCGACTGTGGACGAAGGTTCTCCAGGTCAGACCAGCTCAAGAGACACCAGCGAAGACACACAG GGGTTAAACCGTTCCAGTGCGAGACGTGTCAGAGAAAGTTCTCGCGGTCTGACCACCTTAAGACCCACACCCGGACTCATACAGGTAAAACAA gcGAGAAGCCCTTCAACTGCAGATGGCCCAACTGTCAGAAGAAGTTTGCCAGGTCTGATGAGCTGGTTCGTCACCACAACATGCACCAGAGGAACCTGACCAAGCTGCAGCTTGCCATCTGA
- the LOC118395896 gene encoding uncharacterized protein LOC118395896 isoform X24, producing the protein MGSDVRDLNALLPPVPALPGGNGNCTLPVSSAPQWGPVLDFHTGAPYSSLAPHSFIKQEPSWSSGDPQEDPHCGLSAFTLHFSGQFTGTGACRYGAFGAPPPPSQPPPSQPRMFSNAPYLTNCMDTQPSSRNQGYSAFDGATNYGHTPTHHSSQFLSHSFKDENSLAQQTSMGEQPYSVPPPVYGCHTPSDSCTGSQALLLRNPYNSSDNLYQMASQLECMAWNPVSTLASTIKSHATGYESDPNPPMVYSCSTQYRIHTHGIFRGMQVSSLLSHPRHLQRHAGQFSSLTPTASSEACRSVLSSHTHGIFRGMQVSSLLSHPRHLQRHAGQFSSLTPTASSEACRSVLSSHTHGIFRGMQVSSLLSHPRHLQRHAGQFSSLTPTASSEACRSVLSSHTHGIFRGMQVSSLLSHPRHLQRHAGQFSPLTPTASSEACRSVLSSHTHGIFRGMQVSSLLSHPRHLQRHAGQFSPLTPTASSEACRSVLSSHTHGIFRGMQVSSLLSHPRHLQRHAGQFSSLTPTASSEACRSVLSSHTHGIFRGMQVSSLLSHPRHLQRHAGQFSPLTPTASSEACRSVLFSHTHGIFRGMQVSSLLSHPRHLQRHAGQFSSLTPTASSEACRSVLFSHTHGIFRGMQVSSLLSHPRHLQRHAGQFSPLTPTASSEACRSVLFSHTHGIFRGMQVSSLLSHPRHLQRHAGQFSSLTPTASSEACRSVLFSHTHGIFRGMQVSSLLSHPRHLQRHAGQFSPLMDSSHPGHTLIPTLHT; encoded by the exons ATGGGCTCAGACGTACGTGACCTCAATGCCCTGCTGCCCCCGGTGCCAGCCCTGCCAGGGGGGAATGGGAACTGTACCCTGCCCGTCAGCAGTGCCCCTCAGTGGGGCCCTGTACTGGACTTCCACACTGGCGCCCCCTACAGCTCGCTGGCCCCCCACTCCTTCATCAAGCAGGAGCCCAGCTGGAGCTCTGGGGATCCCCAGGAGGACCCTCACTGTGGCCTGAGTGCCTTCACCCTGCACTTCTCTGGCCAGTTCACTGGCACAGGGGCCTGCAGGTACGGGGCCTTCGGGGCCCCCCCTCCACCCAGTCAGCCCCCACCAAGCCAGCCAAGGATGTTCAGCAACGCACCCTACCTGACCAATTGTATGGACACCCAGCCCTCTTCCAGGAACCAGG GTTACAGTGCTTTCGATGGTGCCACTAATTACGGTCACACTCCCACACATCACTCCTCCCAGTTCCTCAGCCACTCCTTTAAAGATGAAAACTCCCTAGCTCAGCAGACCAGTATGG GTGAGCAGCCGTATTCTGTCCCTCCACCCGTGTATGGATGCCACACCCCATCAGACAGCTGTACAGGCAGCCAAGCCCTACTGCTGAGGAACCCTTACAACAG CAGTGATAATTTATACCAAATGGCATCTCAGCTGGAATGCATGGCATGGAACCCTGTTAGCACGCTGGCTTCCACCATTAAGAG CCATGCTACGGGTTATGAAAGTGACCCCAACCCTCCCATGGTGTATAGCTGCAGCACCCAGTACCGCATCCACACCCATGGCATCTTCAGAGGCATGCAGGTCAGTTCTCTTCTCTCACACCCACGGCATCTTCAGAGGCATGCAGGTCAGTTCTCTTCTCTCACACCCACGGCATCTTCAGAGGCATGCAGGtcagttctctcctctcacacccacGGCATCTTCAGAGGCATGCAG GTCAGTTCTCTTCTCTCACACCCACGGCATCTTCAGAGGCATGCAGGTCAGTTCTCTTCTCTCACACCCACGGCATCTTCAGAGGCATGCAGGtcagttctctcctctcacacccacGGCATCTTCAGAGGCATGCAG GtcagttctctcctctcacacccacGGCATCTTCAGAGGCATGCAGGTCAGTTCTCTTCTCTCACACCCACGGCATCTTCAGAGGCATGCAGGtcagttctctcctctcacacccacGGCATCTTCAGAGGCATGCAGGtcagttctctcctctcacacccacGGCATCTTCAGAGGCATGCAGGtcagttctctcctctcacacccacGGCATCTTCAGAGGCATGCAGGtcagttctctcctctcacacccacGGCATCTTCAGAGGCATGCAGGTCAGTTCTCTTCTCTCACACCCACGGCATCTTCAGAGGCATGCAGGtcagttctctcctctcacacccacGGCATCTTCAGAGGCATGCAGGtcagttctctcctctcacacccacGGCATCTTCAGAGGCATGCAGGtcagttctctcctctcacacccacGGCATCTTCAGAGGCATGCAGGTCAGTTCTCTTCTCTCACACCCACGGCATCTTCAGAGGCATGCAGGtcagttctctcctctcacacccacGGCATCTTCAGAGGCATGCAGGTCAGTTCTCTTCTCTCACACCCACGGCATCTTCAGAGGCATGCAGGtcagttctctcctctcacacccacGGCATCTTCAGAGGCATGCAG GTCAGTTCTCTTCTCTCACACCCACGGCATCTTCAGAGGCATGCAGGTCAGTTCTCTTCTCTCACACCCACGGCATCTTCAGAGGCATGCAGGTCAGTTCTCTTCTCTCACACCCACGGCATCTTCAGAGGCATGCAGGTCAGTTCTCTTCTCTCACACCCACGGCATCTTCAGAGGCATGCAGGTCAGTTCTCTTCTCTCACACCCACGGCATCTTCAGAGGCATGCAGGtcagttctctcctctcacacccacGGCATCTTCAGAGGCATGCAGGTCAGTTCTCTTCTCTCACACCCACGGCATCTTCAGAGGCATGCAGGTCAGTTCTCTTCTCTCACACCCACGGCATCTTCAGAGGCATGCAG GTCAGTTCTCTTCTCTCACACCCACGGCATCTTCAGAGGCATGCAG GTCAGTTCTCTTCTCTCACACCCACGGCATCTTCAGAGGCATGCAGGtcagttctctcctctcacacccacGGCATCTTCAGAGGCATGCAGgtcagttctctcctctcatggATTCTTCACACCCAGGTCACACTCTGATTCCTACTCTCCACACATAA